One part of the Lotus japonicus ecotype B-129 chromosome 2, LjGifu_v1.2 genome encodes these proteins:
- the LOC130741227 gene encoding uncharacterized protein LOC130741227, with the protein MCPPEKLSLPGPALQSKMKCDPQGNESELLLLRNQFDSSLYLFLEQATQSFTSISGIGTDPTVAKDLADRALFLSHVTPFYPNHLADFPSKLIQLLHEAHRTLPSGLRCHLAQALILLVNRSIVDIGETLSLFMELQTLGDKTLKKLAFDHVIHNIKRMNLKHKNDAKNRSLQNILFVMLQGHNCSEKITNREKEQHAMRALVTLCELHRRKVWFDERTANAICNAALHPQSRIMITALQFLLDYEKITGDEDSDDSGSDEELTESPQVILSREKVYKASHQGTAASKKKKKAKLERVIRSMKKQQRMSSEKRNNSYYSPLNHLLDAQGFAEKLFSYLQNCNERFEIKVMIMNLIARTIGLHQLILLNFYPFVQKYIQPHQRDVTSLLAAVVQACHDMVPPDAIEPLFKQIVNQFVHDRSPPEAITVGLNAVREICMRMPLLMNEDLLQDLALYKKSHEKAVSVAARSLIGVFREICPSLLVKKDRGRPTNPTARPKAYGEVNIATEVPGAELLHIDSDDEQESGDSDDSVCSGSDDENQLCTDNTGSDDDEAEDNSVVSDDEESSDSEIGVSDDDDDDDDVEVKEDDLEDSEQSDEEVGEVSEYEDNDGSVEAKSTLKETSKKRKFADFNGTLTAADTSLQALKKLTGTTTGQALPESEDGFLSNEDFQRIKKLKAKNEARNALAQHGLAIKVPSSDQLSLKRVDGAALEVHVKKKMNKEERLALVRAGREDRGKYCARTAVKQKKTGGLSNRQKEHKKKMPLAAKRYKVAKSKTEKRKQQQRAGKQFCGRKAWKQ; encoded by the exons ATGTGTCCACCCGAGAAGCTGAGCCTCCCAGGCCCAGCACTCCAATCCAAAATGAAGTGCGACCCTCAAGGCAACGAGTCGGAGCTCCTCCTTCTCCGCAACCAATTCGACTCCTCCCTTTACCTCTTCCTCGAACAAGCCACCCAAAGCTTCACCTCCATCTCCGGCATCGGCACCGACCCCACCGTCGCCAAAGACCTCGCTGATAGAGCCTTGTTCCTCTCCCATGTCACTCCCTTCTACCCTAACCACCTCGCCGATTTCCCGTCCAAACTCATCCAGTTGCTTCATGAAGCCCACCGCACCTTGCCTTCCGGCCTCCGCTGCCACCTCGCCCAGGCCCTCATCCTCCTCGTCAATCGATCG aTTGTTGATATTGGAGAAACTCTGTCGTTGTTCATGGAGCTTCAAACCCTAGGTGACAAGACGCTGAAGAAGCTCGCGTTTGATCACGTTATTCACAACATAAAACGCATGAATCTAAAGCATAAGAACGATGCCAAGAACCGTTCACTTCAGAACATCCTCTTTGTCATGCTACAG ggtcacaACTGTTCAGAAAAAATCACCAACAGAGAGAAGGAACAACATGCCATGAGAGCGCTTGTGACTCTGTGTGAGCTTCATAGGAGAAAAGTGTGGTTTGATGAGAGAACAGCAAATGCAATTTGCAATGCTGCGCTCCATCCACAATCGAG GATCATGATAACGGCTTTACAATTTCTGCTTGATTATGAGAAGATTACAGGCGATGAAGATAGTGATGATTCCGGCAGCGATGAAGAATTGACTGAGTCACCTCAAGTTATCCTCAGCAGGGAGAAAGTTTATAAG GCAAGCCACCAAGGGACAGCAGCtagcaaaaagaaaaagaaggcaAAACTGGAACGTGTAATACGCAGCATGAAAAAGCAACAACGCATGTCATCTGAAAAGAGAAATAATAGTTATTATTCCCCACTTAACCATCTTTTAGATGCCCag GGTTTTGCTGAGAAACTATTCTCGTATCTCCAGAATTGTAATGAACGATTTGAG ATCAAGGTGATGATTATGAACTTGATTGCTCGAACCATTGGACTTCACCAGTTAATTCTGTTAAACTTTTATCCTTTTGTTCAGAAATATATTCAG CCACATCAACGCGATGTTACAAGTTTGCTTGCAGCAGTAGTTCAGGCTTGCCATGATATG GTTCCTCCGGATGCAATTGAGCCCTTGTTCAAACAAATAGTAAATCAATTTGTACATGACCGCTCACCTCCAGAG GCTATTACTGTTGGACTAAATGCAGTCAGAGAGATCTGCATGCGCATGCCACTG TTAATGAATGAAGACTTACTACAAGACCTTGCATTATATAAGAAGTCACATGAGAAGGCAGTTTCAGTAGCAGCTCGATCTCTGATTGGAGTATTTAGAGAG ATTTGCCCTTCTCTACTAGTTAAGAAGGACCGTGGGCGGCCTACCAACCCTACGGCAAGACCAAAGGCCTATGGAGAAGTCAATATTGCGACTGAAGTTCCTGGTGCTGAGCTTTTACATATTGACAGTGATGATGAGCAGGAGAGTGGTGATTCTGATGATTCTGTATGCAGTGGCTCTGATGATGAGAACCAGCTATGCACTGATAATACTGgaagtgatgatgatgaagctGAAGATAATAGCGTTGTATCAGATGATGAGGAAAGTTCTGATTCTGAAATTGGTgttagtgatgatgatgatgatgatgatgatgttgaggTTAAGGAGGATGACCTTGAAGACAGTGAACAGTCTGATGAAGAGGTTGGTGAAGTTTCAGAATATGAAGATAATGATGGAAGTGTAGAGGCAAAAAGTACATTGAAAGAGACTTCAAAAAAGAGGAAGTTTGCTGATTTTAATGGTACACTTACAGCTGCTGATACAAGTCTTCAGGCTTTGAAGAAATTGACAGGGACGACAACCGGGCAAGCCCTACCAGAATCTGAGGATGGATTTCTTTCTAATGAGGACTTCCAGAGGATAAAGAAGCTAAAG GCGAAAAACGAAGCAAGAAATGCTTTGGCTCAGCACGGACTAGCAATTAAGGTTCCAAGTTCTGATCAACTCAGTTTAAAACGAGTAGATGGCGCCGCGCTTGAA GTTCATGTAAAGAAAAAGATGAACAAGGAAGAAAGATTGGCTTTGGTTAGAGCAGGCAGGGAGGACAGAGGAAAATATTGTGCTCGAACAGCTGTAAAACAGAAAAAG ACGGGTGGTCTGAGCAACCGACAAAAGGAACACAAGAAGAAAATGCCCCTGGCTGCAAAGAGATATAAGGTAGCAAAATCTAAAACAGAGAAGAGGAAACAACAACAGCGGGCCGGCAAACAGTTTTGCGGGAGGAAAGCATGGAAACAATGA
- the LOC130741229 gene encoding uncharacterized protein LOC130741229: protein MEVLGKSMVAGPANVIFLSSILGRDGPDPVHKCDWKCQNEHVCGNMYRCKLTGLTHICDKNCDQRILYDNHSSLCRASGQVFSLTPTEEQAIRGVRRKLDANNSQTADSCGFKRRREAQLHPSHFEKSFSVVNPICSQVADGMDMS from the coding sequence ATGGAGGTACTTGGCAAATCCATGGTTGCAGGTCCTGCAAATGTTATTTTCCTGTCTAGTATTTTGGGCCGAGATGGTCCTGATCCTGTTCACAAATGCGACTGGAAATGCCAAAATGAACATGTTTGTGGAAACATGTATCGCTGCAAGCTAACAGGGCTGACTCACATCTGTGATAAGAACTGTGACCAGAGAATTCTTTATGACAACCATAGCTCCCTTTGCCGAGCTAGTGGTCAAGTTTTTTCCCTTACACCGACAGAGGAACAAGCAATTAGAGGCGTTCGAAGAAAGCTTGATGCGAATAATTCACAAACTGCTGATAGTTGTGGCTTTAAGCGTAGACGGGAAGCCCAGCTCCATCCTTCTCATTTTGAGAAATCTTTTTCTGTTGTCAATCctatttgcagccaagttgcaGATGGCATGGATATGAGCTAG
- the LOC130741230 gene encoding probable inactive receptor kinase At4g23740 isoform X1 yields MEIFLRIFCSIWFLGFIVWQGNAEAVEDKQALLDFVKNFPPSRALNWDERSSPCTNWIGVSCNQDKSSVISIRLPGFGFHGTIPPNTISRIKGLQTLSFRSNFITGNFPFDFYNLKNLSLLYLQFNNFTGPLPDFSVWRNLSVVNLSNNRFNGTIPISLSNLTQLAGLNLANNSISGQIPNLRLPRLQQLYLCNNNLQGGVPVSLQRFPDSAFIGNNISLGRTLPCSECDKHGRLSEGAMLGIIAAGAVLGLAVFIVFTSICWLKRKDGDDAFDGKLEKGEMSPDKEVSRNLEAKNKLVFFEVCNYAFDLEDLLRASAEVLGKGTFGAAYKAVLEDATTVVVKRLKDVAVGKKDFEQLMDLVGSLKHENVVELKAYYYSKDEKLMVYDYYSQGSVSALLHGKRGEDRVALDWNTRIKIALGSARGLARIHSENGGKLVHGNIRSSNIFLNTKKYGCVSDLGLATIMSSLTLPVSRSAGYRAPEVTDTRKATQSSDVYSFGVVLLELLTGKSPIHSTGGDEVMHLVRWVHSVVREEWTAEVFDLELMRCPNIEEEMVEMLQIALSCVVKMPDQRPKMPEIVKMIQSVKQIEMENQSSSSKNQAKSAMQSSPLTNDHNS; encoded by the exons ATGGAAATTTTCCTACGCATTTTCTGTTCCATTTGGTTCCTGGGTTTCATAGTGTGGCAAGGAAATGCAGAAGCGGTTGAAGACAAGCAAGCATTGCTTGATTTTGTGAAGAATTTCCCTCCATCTCGTGCTTTGAACTGGGATGAGAGGTCTTCACCGTGTACCAATTGGATTGGAGTGTCTTGTAACCAAGATAAATCCAGTGTCATATCGATTCGATTGCCAGGGTTTGGATTTCATGGCACCATTCCTCCAAACACAATCAGCCGCATCAAGGGGTTGCAGACATTGAGCTTCAGATCCAATTTCATCACTGGCAATTTCCCTTTTGATTTCTATAACCTCAAGAATCTTTCTCTGCTGTACCTTCAGTTCAACAATTTCACTGGTCCTTTGCCAGATTTCTCTGTTTGGAGGAATCTCTCTGTTGTCAATTTGTCCAATAACCGTTTCAATGGCACCATTCCTATCTCGCTTTCCAATTTGACTCAGCTTGCTGGTTTGAACCTTGCAAACAACTCAATTTCTGGTCAAATCCCTAATCTCAGATTGCCCAGGTTGCAGCAATTGTATCTGTGTAACAACAATTTGCAAGGGGGTGTTCCTGTTTCTCTTCAGAGGTTTCCAGATTCAGCATTCATTGGAAACAACATTTCTCTTGGAAGGACTCTACCATGTTCTGAATGTGACAAACATGGAAGGCTAAGCGAAGGTGCAATGCTGGGAATCATTGCTGCTGGTGCTGTTCTTGGCCTTgcagtttttattgtttttaccTCTATTTGCTGGTTGAAGAGGAAGGATGGAGATGATGCCTTTGATGGCAAGTTGGAGAAGGGAGAAATGTCTCCTGACAAAGAGGTATCAAGGAACCTGGAGGCAAAGAACAAGCTTGTTTTCTTTGAGGTGTGTAACTATGCCTTTGACTTGGAGGATTTGTTGAGGGCTTCTGCTGAGGTGCTGGGTAAGGGAACGTTTGGCGCTGCGTACAAGGCTGTGCTAGAGGATGCAACCACAGTTGTTGTGAAGAGGTTAAAGGATGTAGCTGTTGGAAAGAAGGATTTTGAGCAACTCATGGATCTTGTTGGGAGTCTGAAACATGAGAATGTGGTTGAGCTAAAGGCATATTACTACTCCAAAGATGAGAAACTGATGGTATATGATTACTACAGTCAGGGGAGTGTCTCTGCTTTGTTACATG GTAAAAGAGGAGAGGATAGGGTGGCTTTAGATTGGAACACTCGGATCAAAATAGCTCTAGGTTCTGCACGAGGCCTTGCTCGAATCCATTCCGAGAATGGTGGAAAACTTGTACATGGCAATATCAGATCCTCAAATATCTTCCTCAATACTAAAAAATATGGTTGTGTATCTGATCTTGGCCTGGCGACCATAATGAGCTCACTTACCCTTCCTGTCTCGAGATCTGCCGGTTACCGAGCGCCGGAAGTCACAGACACCAGGAAAGCAACACAGTCTTCAGATGTTTACAGCTTCGGTGTGGTGTTACTTGAGCTTCTGACTGGGAAATCCCCTATCCACTCAACTGGAGGTGATGAGGTTATGCACCTTGTGAGATGGGTTCATTCCGTTGTGAGAGAGGAGTGGACTGCTGAAGTATTTGACTTGGAGCTGATGAGATGTCCTAATATAGAGGAAGAGATGGTGGAGATGTTGCAGATAGCACTGTCATGCGTGGTCAAGATGCCTGATCAGAGACCTAAGATGCCAGAAATTGTGAAGATGATACAAAGTGTGAAGCAGATTGAAATGGAGAATCAGTCCTCATCATCTAAGAACCAAGCTAAAAGTGCAATGCAGTCCTCCCCTTTAACGAATGATCATAACTCATAA
- the LOC130741230 gene encoding probable inactive receptor kinase At4g23740 isoform X2 has product MEIFLRIFCSIWFLGFIVWQGNAEAVEDKQALLDFVKNFPPSRALNWDERSSPCTNWIGVSCNQDKSSVISIRLPGFGFHGTIPPNTISRIKGLQTLSFRSNFITGNFPFDFYNLKNLSLLYLQFNNFTGPLPDFSVWRNLSVVNLSNNRFNGTIPISLSNLTQLAGLNLANNSISGQIPNLRLPRLQQLYLCNNNLQGGVPVSLQRFPDSAFIGNNISLGRTLPCSECDKHGRLSEGAMLGIIAAGAVLGLAVFIVFTSICWLKRKDGDDAFDGKLEKGEMSPDKEVSRNLEAKNKLVFFEVCNYAFDLEDLLRASAEVLGKGTFGAAYKAVLEDATTVVVKRLKDVAVGKKDFEQLMDLVGSLKHENVVELKAYYYSKDEKLMVYDYYSQGSVSALLHGKRGEDRVALDWNTRIKIALGSARGLARIHSENGGKLVHGNIRSSNIFLNTKKYGCVSDLGLATIMSSLTLPVSRSAGYRAPEVTDTRKATQSSDVYSFGVVLLELLTGKSPIHSTGGDEVMHLVRWVHSVVREEWTAEVFDLELMRCPNIEEEMVEMLQIALSCVVKMPDQRPKMPEIVKMIQSVKQIEMENHDNLPSSTPSSSPPPPVQKESE; this is encoded by the exons ATGGAAATTTTCCTACGCATTTTCTGTTCCATTTGGTTCCTGGGTTTCATAGTGTGGCAAGGAAATGCAGAAGCGGTTGAAGACAAGCAAGCATTGCTTGATTTTGTGAAGAATTTCCCTCCATCTCGTGCTTTGAACTGGGATGAGAGGTCTTCACCGTGTACCAATTGGATTGGAGTGTCTTGTAACCAAGATAAATCCAGTGTCATATCGATTCGATTGCCAGGGTTTGGATTTCATGGCACCATTCCTCCAAACACAATCAGCCGCATCAAGGGGTTGCAGACATTGAGCTTCAGATCCAATTTCATCACTGGCAATTTCCCTTTTGATTTCTATAACCTCAAGAATCTTTCTCTGCTGTACCTTCAGTTCAACAATTTCACTGGTCCTTTGCCAGATTTCTCTGTTTGGAGGAATCTCTCTGTTGTCAATTTGTCCAATAACCGTTTCAATGGCACCATTCCTATCTCGCTTTCCAATTTGACTCAGCTTGCTGGTTTGAACCTTGCAAACAACTCAATTTCTGGTCAAATCCCTAATCTCAGATTGCCCAGGTTGCAGCAATTGTATCTGTGTAACAACAATTTGCAAGGGGGTGTTCCTGTTTCTCTTCAGAGGTTTCCAGATTCAGCATTCATTGGAAACAACATTTCTCTTGGAAGGACTCTACCATGTTCTGAATGTGACAAACATGGAAGGCTAAGCGAAGGTGCAATGCTGGGAATCATTGCTGCTGGTGCTGTTCTTGGCCTTgcagtttttattgtttttaccTCTATTTGCTGGTTGAAGAGGAAGGATGGAGATGATGCCTTTGATGGCAAGTTGGAGAAGGGAGAAATGTCTCCTGACAAAGAGGTATCAAGGAACCTGGAGGCAAAGAACAAGCTTGTTTTCTTTGAGGTGTGTAACTATGCCTTTGACTTGGAGGATTTGTTGAGGGCTTCTGCTGAGGTGCTGGGTAAGGGAACGTTTGGCGCTGCGTACAAGGCTGTGCTAGAGGATGCAACCACAGTTGTTGTGAAGAGGTTAAAGGATGTAGCTGTTGGAAAGAAGGATTTTGAGCAACTCATGGATCTTGTTGGGAGTCTGAAACATGAGAATGTGGTTGAGCTAAAGGCATATTACTACTCCAAAGATGAGAAACTGATGGTATATGATTACTACAGTCAGGGGAGTGTCTCTGCTTTGTTACATG GTAAAAGAGGAGAGGATAGGGTGGCTTTAGATTGGAACACTCGGATCAAAATAGCTCTAGGTTCTGCACGAGGCCTTGCTCGAATCCATTCCGAGAATGGTGGAAAACTTGTACATGGCAATATCAGATCCTCAAATATCTTCCTCAATACTAAAAAATATGGTTGTGTATCTGATCTTGGCCTGGCGACCATAATGAGCTCACTTACCCTTCCTGTCTCGAGATCTGCCGGTTACCGAGCGCCGGAAGTCACAGACACCAGGAAAGCAACACAGTCTTCAGATGTTTACAGCTTCGGTGTGGTGTTACTTGAGCTTCTGACTGGGAAATCCCCTATCCACTCAACTGGAGGTGATGAGGTTATGCACCTTGTGAGATGGGTTCATTCCGTTGTGAGAGAGGAGTGGACTGCTGAAGTATTTGACTTGGAGCTGATGAGATGTCCTAATATAGAGGAAGAGATGGTGGAGATGTTGCAGATAGCACTGTCATGCGTGGTCAAGATGCCTGATCAGAGACCTAAGATGCCAGAAATTGTGAAGATGATACAAAGTGTGAAGCAGATTGAAATGGAGAATCA TGACAATTTACCTTCTTCTACCCCTTCCTCAAGTCCTCCACCTCCTGTCCAAAAAGAAAGTGAATGA